The bacterium genome has a segment encoding these proteins:
- a CDS encoding efflux RND transporter periplasmic adaptor subunit yields the protein MKIKRNHLIMAGGILAVLAAFTIFRVISSAKSAASRRQNVPIVRVESPRRETVQYTLQYTGDVVANQQATIVARISGALERVEASLGSWVEQGQLLAVIDSAEVFQQAQQAAASFFTARSEHERAVKLLEQSLLSRQEFDNAEAQMKMAQANYELAKARLGYARVTAPFGGYITKRFFDPGAQVSAGSTSLFTLMDLSRVKVAVDLLEKDVPLVSIGQKTLVTADALPDKSCQGSVGRLSQAIDPATRTMRAEILVPNPGGQLKPGMYATVTIVLKENASAVTVPSQAVLSDNQAKYVFVLDKDSARRIVVITGRDQGAMTEITAGLNGSEQVITTGQQYVKDGGPVTVQPEADPQQPKPSGKKK from the coding sequence ATGAAGATCAAACGCAATCACCTGATCATGGCGGGAGGCATCCTGGCGGTGCTGGCCGCTTTTACCATTTTCCGGGTCATTTCCAGCGCCAAGTCGGCGGCCTCGCGGCGGCAGAATGTCCCCATCGTCCGGGTGGAATCTCCCCGGCGGGAGACGGTGCAGTACACCCTGCAATACACCGGGGATGTGGTCGCCAACCAGCAGGCCACCATAGTGGCCAGGATCAGCGGAGCATTGGAGCGGGTAGAGGCCAGCCTGGGTTCCTGGGTGGAGCAGGGCCAGCTGCTGGCGGTGATAGACTCGGCCGAGGTATTCCAGCAGGCCCAGCAGGCGGCGGCGTCATTCTTTACCGCCCGCTCCGAGCATGAAAGGGCGGTGAAACTTTTAGAACAGAGCCTGCTTTCCCGGCAGGAGTTCGACAATGCCGAGGCCCAGATGAAGATGGCCCAGGCCAATTACGAACTGGCCAAAGCCAGGCTGGGGTATGCCCGGGTGACCGCGCCTTTCGGCGGTTATATCACCAAGCGGTTCTTTGATCCCGGGGCCCAGGTCAGCGCCGGCAGCACCAGCCTGTTCACCCTGATGGACCTGAGCCGGGTGAAAGTGGCCGTCGACCTGCTGGAGAAGGATGTGCCGCTGGTGTCCATCGGACAGAAGACCCTGGTCACCGCCGACGCCCTGCCGGATAAAAGCTGCCAGGGCAGCGTGGGCCGCCTGAGCCAGGCGATAGATCCGGCCACCCGCACCATGCGGGCCGAGATCCTGGTACCCAACCCCGGCGGCCAACTAAAGCCCGGGATGTACGCCACGGTCACCATCGTGCTGAAAGAGAATGCCAGCGCCGTTACCGTGCCTTCCCAGGCGGTGCTGTCCGACAACCAGGCCAAGTATGTCTTTGTCCTGGACAAAGACTCCGCCAGGCGGATAGTGGTAATTACCGGCCGGGACCAGGGCGCGATGACCGAGATCACCGCAGGGCTGAACGGATCGGAGCAGGTCATCACCACCGGCCAGCAGTATGTGAAGGACGGCGGCCCGGTCACGGTACAGCCGGAGGCCGATCCACAGCAGCCTAAACCATCAGGGAAAAAGAAATAG